One Choloepus didactylus isolate mChoDid1 chromosome 8, mChoDid1.pri, whole genome shotgun sequence DNA window includes the following coding sequences:
- the LOC119543365 gene encoding olfactory receptor 8S1-like, which yields MALRNHSTVTEFILMGLSADPHIEALLFVLFLVIYLLTLMGNLMLLLVIRADSHLHTPMYFFLSNLSFLDLCFSSVTVPKLLVDLLSEKKTISVDGCLTQVFFVFITPGTEACLLSVMAYDRYAAICHPLLYAQVMSHQLCVRLVLVSWGLTGLNSVVIVLLAVSLDFCEDQIIHHYSCELPSLFPLSCSDISIDTYILIWSTLLHGLGTSLPIFFSYARIISTILTISSTTGRSKAFKTCSSHLISVILYFGSGMIRYLNPTSDSSLDLLFSLQYGVVTPMVNPLIYSLKNKEVKAAVKKTLEKYL from the coding sequence atggCCTTGAGGAACCACAGCACAGTCACCGAGTTTATTCTCATGGGGCTGTCTGCCGACCCCCACATCGAGGCCCTGCTCTTCGTGCTCTTCCTGGTGATTTACCTCCTGACCCTGATGGGGAACCTGATGCTGCTGCTGGTGATCAGAGCTgattcccacctccacacacccatgtacttcttcttGAGTAATCTATCATTCCTGGACCTCTGCTTCTCCTCTGTCACGGTGCCCAAGCTGCTGGTGGACCTCCTGTCTGAAAAGAAAACCATCTCGGTAGATGGCTGCCTGACCCAGGTCTTCTTTGTGTTCATTACTCCAGGGACTGAAGCCTGTCTGCTCtcagtgatggcctatgaccgctatgctGCCATCTGCCACCCGCTGCTCTATGCACAGGTGATGAGCCACCAGCTCTGTGTGAGGCTGGTGTTGGTCTCCTGGGGACTGACCGGTCTCAATTCAGTTGTCATTGTGCTCCTGGCTGTTAGTCTGGACTTCTGTGAGGACCAAATCATACACCACTACAGCTGTGAGCtgccctctctcttccctctgtcGTGCTCTGATATCTCCATTGATACCTATATCCTGATCTGGTCCACCTTACTGCATGGGCTTGGAACATCCCTCCCCATCTTCTTCTCTTATGCCCGCATTATCTCCACTATCTTGACCATCAGTTCTACAACAGGCAGAAGCAAGGCCTTCAaaacctgctcctcccacctcatTTCAGTGATACTGTACTTTGGCTCAGGTATGATTCGCTATCTCAATCCCACCTCTGATTCCTCCCTGGATTTGCTTTTCTCCTTGCAGTATGGTGTGGTCACACCCATGGTGAATCCCCTAATCTACAGCCTAAAGAACAAGGAAGTGAAAGCAGCTGTGAAAAAGACATTGGAgaaatatctttaa